In [Leptolyngbya] sp. PCC 7376, a genomic segment contains:
- a CDS encoding pathogenesis-related family 1 protein, protein MFQSQAALVLSLGMAFSGLTMNLPSAHAETLLAQAEMEFEVGDRLEIERQGQWRSGEVMGVTADDNMRLYDVRFLDVGFIEEGVLATRLRPVTPATMTPLATQAQPQTSDINLDQPVYVERNGEWLRARILYGVVSFSGTRYAIQYQGDRTIEENVLPHRIRNVEVAQTSGISSNTYDLSSQAGIDAMLAAHNYWRSQAGVPELVWSDDLAEFAQDWAEELASSQRMQHNPNNPDYGENLATGRNIFLSPEQAVNLWGNEVADYNYANNRCAPGKQCGHYTQIVWEETTEVGCGMVRKNNGWEIWVCNYDPPGNYVGERPY, encoded by the coding sequence ATGTTCCAATCCCAAGCAGCTCTAGTTCTCAGTCTCGGAATGGCTTTTAGTGGGCTCACAATGAATCTGCCCTCTGCTCATGCGGAAACATTGCTGGCCCAAGCTGAGATGGAATTTGAGGTGGGCGATCGCCTTGAAATAGAACGGCAAGGGCAATGGCGCTCTGGCGAAGTTATGGGCGTGACCGCAGATGATAACATGCGACTCTACGATGTCCGTTTCCTAGATGTGGGTTTTATCGAAGAAGGGGTTTTGGCAACTCGTCTGCGACCAGTAACGCCAGCGACAATGACACCACTTGCCACCCAAGCCCAGCCCCAGACTTCTGACATTAATTTGGATCAGCCCGTTTATGTCGAGCGTAATGGTGAATGGTTACGGGCACGGATCTTATATGGTGTTGTCAGTTTCAGTGGTACTCGCTATGCCATCCAATATCAGGGCGATCGCACAATTGAAGAAAATGTTCTTCCCCATCGCATTAGAAATGTCGAAGTCGCTCAAACGAGTGGCATCTCCTCAAATACTTACGATTTATCCAGTCAAGCGGGTATTGACGCGATGTTGGCCGCTCATAATTATTGGCGATCGCAGGCCGGTGTACCAGAACTAGTTTGGTCTGATGATCTAGCCGAATTTGCCCAGGATTGGGCAGAAGAACTCGCAAGTAGCCAAAGAATGCAACACAATCCCAATAACCCAGATTACGGTGAGAATTTGGCGACGGGGAGAAATATATTTCTCTCACCAGAACAGGCCGTCAATCTTTGGGGGAATGAAGTAGCGGATTACAACTACGCGAATAATCGTTGTGCGCCTGGTAAACAGTGCGGCCATTACACCCAAATCGTTTGGGAAGAAACCACAGAGGTCGGTTGCGGCATGGTTCGCAAAAATAATGGCTGGGAAATTTGGGTTTGTAATTATGATCCACCAGGCAATTATGTGGGTGAGCGTCCCTATTAA
- a CDS encoding cytochrome P450, with protein sequence MTSPNELPLPPGKFGLPFIGETIEFFTDRNFQQKRLDEHGDVFKTNIFNKPTVVMVGAEANQCLFRNENKYVKATWPKSTRILLGSSSLATQEGGVHSSRRRILFQAFQPRALESYIPTIEKITQRYLDKWEQKKEFAWYNELRKYTFDVASTLFIGKDGGADTPLANLFEEWVQGLFSLPINLPWTTFGKAMKCRTQLLKELEVIIGDRLANQKSDDQPTDALDLLIRAKDEDGNALSIEELKDQILLLLFAGHETLTSSLVSFCLFVGQNRNVFEKICAEQTALDISGELDMNTLQQMTYLDQVFKEVLRIVPPVGGGFREVIQTFEYKNFQIPKGWAVQYQILQTHKDEENYPDHERFDPERFSPERAAEKQKNYQFIPFGGGMRECIGKEFARLEAKVLGSMLVRGYDWELRPDQDLSMQVIPTPLPKDGLQVRFWRRKKTT encoded by the coding sequence ATGACCTCCCCCAACGAACTGCCTCTCCCTCCCGGAAAATTTGGTTTACCGTTTATTGGCGAAACAATTGAATTTTTTACAGACCGTAATTTCCAGCAGAAACGTCTAGACGAGCATGGTGATGTCTTTAAAACCAATATTTTCAATAAACCCACAGTAGTGATGGTGGGAGCTGAGGCCAATCAATGTCTCTTCCGCAACGAAAATAAATATGTGAAGGCCACTTGGCCAAAGAGTACTCGCATTCTCCTTGGTTCCAGCTCTTTGGCGACACAGGAAGGTGGTGTTCACAGTTCCCGTCGCCGCATTTTATTTCAGGCTTTTCAACCTCGTGCTCTAGAGAGCTACATCCCGACCATCGAAAAAATCACCCAGCGCTATCTCGACAAGTGGGAACAGAAAAAAGAATTTGCTTGGTATAACGAGCTTCGGAAATATACGTTTGACGTTGCCAGTACATTATTTATTGGGAAAGATGGTGGTGCAGATACGCCTCTCGCTAATTTGTTTGAGGAGTGGGTCCAGGGTCTTTTTTCTCTACCCATTAATTTGCCTTGGACAACGTTTGGAAAAGCGATGAAATGTCGCACCCAGCTACTCAAGGAATTGGAAGTAATTATTGGCGATCGCCTTGCAAATCAGAAATCTGACGATCAACCAACTGATGCCCTTGATCTATTGATTCGAGCAAAAGACGAAGACGGCAATGCCCTAAGCATCGAAGAACTAAAAGACCAAATTTTGTTGTTGCTCTTTGCAGGCCATGAAACTCTCACCTCATCATTGGTTTCCTTTTGCCTATTTGTGGGACAAAACCGAAATGTCTTCGAGAAAATCTGTGCAGAGCAAACGGCATTAGATATTTCTGGTGAGCTGGATATGAACACGCTTCAACAGATGACCTATCTCGACCAAGTGTTTAAAGAGGTACTGCGAATTGTGCCGCCTGTGGGAGGAGGATTCCGGGAAGTTATTCAGACATTTGAGTATAAAAATTTTCAGATCCCGAAAGGCTGGGCTGTGCAATATCAAATCCTCCAAACCCACAAAGATGAAGAGAATTATCCAGATCACGAACGGTTCGACCCAGAACGTTTTTCACCAGAGCGAGCCGCAGAGAAACAAAAAAATTACCAGTTTATTCCCTTCGGTGGCGGCATGCGGGAATGTATCGGCAAAGAATTTGCGCGACTCGAAGCAAAAGTTTTGGGGTCAATGTTAGTGCGGGGTTATGACTGGGAGTTACGACCAGATCAAGATTTATCGATGCAGGTCATTCCAACCCCTTTACCCAAGGATGGTTTGCAAGTTCGGTTCTGGCGGCGTAAAAAAACAACCTAG
- a CDS encoding response regulator, producing the protein MPTILVIEDESAILEILFDILTAHGYKVLTALDAPKGMEIATERLPDLIVCDVGLPSLSGHEVLRHLKKNKDTVAIPLIFLTEHSSPEDVRVGMELGADDYLAKPFSTRRLLRAIDIRLKKQAQLKEYYEGALEQLRQNITMSLPHEFRTPLVGILGASEFLLADFENLESGMVRELLLDIQQSGDRLHQLIQKYLSFVQLQERYLCRSNGPEILEAPQLFSSQK; encoded by the coding sequence ATGCCCACAATATTAGTCATTGAAGATGAAAGCGCGATCCTTGAGATTCTTTTTGATATTTTGACCGCCCATGGGTACAAGGTTCTAACGGCTCTTGATGCGCCAAAAGGGATGGAGATCGCCACTGAGCGATTACCAGATCTGATTGTGTGTGATGTGGGACTACCTTCGCTTAGCGGGCATGAAGTTCTGCGACATCTGAAAAAAAATAAAGATACAGTAGCGATTCCGTTGATTTTTCTCACCGAACATTCCTCGCCAGAAGATGTGCGGGTCGGCATGGAACTAGGGGCTGATGATTATCTAGCGAAACCGTTTTCGACGCGACGATTACTCCGGGCAATTGATATTCGCCTAAAAAAGCAAGCTCAGCTGAAAGAATATTACGAAGGTGCCCTCGAACAGCTCCGTCAAAATATTACGATGTCCCTCCCCCACGAATTTCGGACACCACTCGTCGGAATTTTGGGTGCATCAGAATTTTTATTGGCAGATTTCGAAAATTTAGAGTCGGGCATGGTGCGGGAACTGTTGCTAGATATTCAGCAGAGTGGCGATCGCCTCCATCAGCTCATTCAGAAATATTTATCCTTTGTGCAGCTCCAAGAAAGGTATTTGTGCCGTTCAAATGGTCCAGAAATTCTGGAAGCTCCCCAGCTATTCTCATCACAGAAGTAG
- a CDS encoding low molecular weight protein-tyrosine-phosphatase, with amino-acid sequence MPYKLLFVCLGNICRSPSAENIMRHLIDEAGLGEQIICDSAGTSSYHVGSAPDRRMQSAARKKGIKLLGQSRQFSRADFQDFDLILAMDNDNYRNILSLDRKDEYGDKVKMMCDYAENFRDSEVPDPYYGGDSGFDYVIDLLLDACDGLLTDVKKEL; translated from the coding sequence ATGCCCTACAAGCTCTTGTTCGTCTGTCTCGGTAATATTTGTCGGTCACCTTCGGCGGAAAATATTATGCGCCATCTCATTGATGAGGCCGGTCTCGGTGAACAAATCATTTGTGATTCGGCAGGTACTTCTAGCTATCATGTCGGCTCTGCACCAGATCGTCGGATGCAATCTGCCGCTCGCAAAAAAGGCATTAAATTGCTCGGCCAATCCCGACAATTTTCGCGCGCAGATTTTCAGGACTTCGATCTAATTTTGGCGATGGACAATGACAATTACCGCAATATTTTGTCGCTGGATCGTAAAGATGAATATGGCGATAAGGTCAAAATGATGTGTGACTATGCAGAAAATTTTCGGGATAGTGAAGTGCCAGACCCTTATTATGGCGGGGATTCGGGCTTTGATTATGTAATTGATCTCTTGCTCGATGCTTGCGATGGTCTGTTAACTGACGTCAAAAAAGAGTTGTAA
- a CDS encoding lipase produces the protein MFKRGRRRSSYSRSRRRKKKISPWTVVAAIPVALIGLEILARLGSSYFEKAEDQLSREAIAHSIKFVDEDQSEYQGLDNRGELLATEAISTGYKLLGAQETEFFSLNEQGFRDNEPLPVAKPQGEIRVFVLGNSAAFGRGVAANDMTVAHRLEQLLKDRVQRQRQDPGSYRPDIFPFFQPSREKLVGLPAKIKQGNYRVVNVSVPGYSSGNELAQFALEILPYQPDLIVLLNGYEDLLLPEDAEATDIPKLDEFAKDPDKYFQQYWRESFGKKIKKSALIRVIANLTSEKSNPQVGEVLSIRERNELSLAEQLPASEEAFAARLERYRENIKQFVALCSSARIPLVVAIQPEITGRPEAKLDAAEKEVIANLPAGYVDGMTTYYPKMVETAKELEKAFPNNLKVLNFYQLNDKFPTPTFIDPIHFNEGAHGEMAQQMYSAIASIEKMQIIPENFYLD, from the coding sequence ATGTTTAAGCGTGGTCGTCGTCGTTCGTCCTACAGTCGGAGCAGAAGACGGAAAAAGAAAATTTCCCCTTGGACGGTTGTTGCAGCAATTCCCGTGGCACTTATCGGCTTGGAAATTTTAGCCAGACTCGGGTCGAGTTACTTCGAGAAAGCTGAAGACCAGCTCTCCCGCGAGGCGATCGCCCACAGCATCAAATTCGTTGACGAAGACCAGAGCGAATATCAAGGCCTTGACAACCGTGGCGAACTACTTGCGACCGAAGCCATTTCCACTGGCTATAAACTCCTCGGTGCCCAAGAAACAGAATTTTTTAGCTTGAATGAACAGGGCTTTCGAGATAACGAGCCCTTACCCGTTGCTAAACCCCAAGGTGAAATTCGCGTCTTTGTCCTCGGTAACTCTGCCGCTTTTGGCCGTGGAGTCGCAGCGAACGACATGACCGTGGCCCATCGCCTCGAACAACTTCTTAAAGATCGAGTCCAACGTCAACGCCAAGATCCCGGTAGTTATCGCCCCGATATTTTTCCGTTTTTCCAGCCTTCCAGAGAAAAACTGGTCGGCCTACCCGCAAAAATTAAGCAGGGTAATTATCGTGTGGTCAATGTCTCTGTGCCGGGTTATAGCTCTGGTAATGAGTTGGCGCAATTTGCCCTAGAGATTTTGCCCTACCAGCCAGACCTAATTGTGTTGCTCAATGGCTACGAAGATTTACTGTTGCCTGAAGATGCTGAGGCGACAGATATCCCGAAATTGGACGAGTTTGCGAAAGATCCAGACAAATATTTTCAGCAATATTGGCGCGAGTCTTTCGGCAAAAAAATTAAAAAGAGTGCCCTTATTCGCGTCATCGCCAATCTCACATCTGAGAAGTCCAATCCTCAGGTGGGAGAAGTGCTCAGTATTCGTGAACGAAATGAGCTATCCCTTGCTGAACAATTGCCCGCGTCAGAGGAAGCCTTTGCTGCCCGCCTAGAACGGTATCGCGAGAATATTAAACAATTTGTGGCTTTATGTAGCTCTGCAAGAATTCCTTTGGTGGTGGCAATTCAGCCAGAAATCACTGGTCGTCCAGAAGCAAAATTGGATGCGGCTGAGAAGGAGGTGATCGCAAATCTTCCTGCTGGATATGTGGATGGCATGACCACCTATTATCCGAAGATGGTCGAAACGGCGAAGGAGCTGGAGAAGGCTTTCCCAAACAACCTCAAAGTGCTTAATTTCTATCAGCTGAACGATAAATTTCCAACGCCAACCTTTATCGACCCCATCCACTTTAATGAAGGTGCCCATGGGGAAATGGCGCAGCAAATGTATTCGGCGATCGCCAGCATCGAGAAAATGCAGATTATCCCCGAGAATTTTTATCTCGACTAA
- a CDS encoding sensor histidine kinase KdpD, translated as MPFKWSRNSGSSPAILITEVAYRALNEYEREEDLDLAIAINETQLNENDCRQLLGELLDNAAKFSPAGTPIVVKIFSEDQQEHIVVKDCGRGMTEQERKNIGALSQFQRDQHEQQGAGFGLAITQLITQIYGGTLNIQSKLDSGTSIHITLPQKSTTNTVI; from the coding sequence GTGCCGTTCAAATGGTCCAGAAATTCTGGAAGCTCCCCAGCTATTCTCATCACAGAAGTAGCCTATCGCGCTCTAAATGAATATGAACGGGAAGAGGATCTAGATCTGGCGATCGCCATTAATGAAACCCAACTCAATGAAAATGACTGCCGTCAACTCCTAGGCGAACTCCTCGATAATGCCGCCAAATTTTCGCCTGCAGGCACACCCATTGTGGTGAAAATTTTTAGTGAAGATCAACAAGAACATATCGTCGTTAAAGATTGTGGTCGCGGCATGACTGAACAGGAACGCAAAAATATTGGTGCTCTCAGCCAATTTCAGCGGGATCAACATGAGCAGCAAGGGGCAGGGTTTGGACTGGCGATCACCCAACTGATTACGCAAATCTATGGCGGTACTCTAAATATCCAGAGCAAACTTGATAGCGGCACCAGCATTCACATTACCCTGCCCCAAAAATCAACGACAAACACTGTTATTTAA